A part of Larimichthys crocea isolate SSNF chromosome VII, L_crocea_2.0, whole genome shotgun sequence genomic DNA contains:
- the mrpl28 gene encoding large ribosomal subunit protein bL28m translates to MPLHKYPPKIWDALKLKQGIYARLPKHYLKSLEQKEPTPVHWRPLGVKYRANPQTGHKERVQDVPIPIYYPPQSQDGLWGGEGWISGFRYANNDKLSTRLRKTWKPQLLKRELYSEILDHKFTIPVTPRTLDLIDAAYGFDFYILKTQKEDLNSKLGMDLKRAMLLRLARKSTELYPNDPVKRETVYNKYKQFEIPEEEAEWLGLNLEEAVEKQRQLEHKEPEPLFKVCVDELVKELHVQKLSEPVLIEKK, encoded by the exons ATGCCTCTTCATAAATACCCCCCCAAAATCTGGGAtgccctgaaactgaagcagggCATCTACGCTCGCCTCCCTAAACACTACCTCAAGTCCCTCGAGCAGAAAGAGCCCACCCCGGTCCACTGGAGGCCTCTGGGAGTCAAGTACCGAGCCAACCCGCAGACGGGCCACAAGGAACGGGTGCAGGATGTCCCCATCCCCATCTACTACCCTCCACAATCGCAGGACGGCCTGTGGGGAGGAGAAGGCTGGATATCAGGCTTCAGATACGCCAACAATGACAAA TTGTCAACTCGTCTGAGGAAGACCTGGAAACCGCAACTGCTCAAGAGAGAGCTGTACAGCGAGATCCTCGACCACAAGTTCACCATCCCAGTCACGCCGCGCACTCTGGATCTAATCGATGCTGCCTACGGATTTGACTTTTATATTCTTAAA ACACAAAAGGAAGACCTGAACTCCAAGCTGGGGATGGACCTGAAGAGGGCCATGCTGCTTCGACTGGCACGCAAAAGCACAGAGCTTTACCCCAACGACCCCGTCAAGAGAGAGACGGTCTACAACAAATACAAG CAGTTTGAGATcccagaggaggaggcagagtgGTTGGGTCTGAATCTGGAGGAGGCCGTTGAAAAACAGAGGCAGCTGGAGCACAAA GAGCCCGAGCCTCTGTTCAAGGTCTGCGTGGATGAGCTGGTGAAGGAGCTGCATGTTCAAAAACTCTCAGAGCCGGTCCTCATAGAGAAGAAGTGA